The Bacteroidota bacterium genome has a window encoding:
- a CDS encoding heavy metal translocating P-type ATPase metal-binding domain-containing protein, with translation MKETLTDSRVLCYHCGDECRETTLTFDSKTFCCDGCKLVYEILQENNLCTYYQFNDKPGVSPKQARDERFAYLDDAQVRQKLIQFCDDSQTSVTFYIPQMHCSSCIWLLEHLYRINQAVVRSRVNFLKREVSISFREKELSLRGLVEMLATIGYEPLIQLNDLEKERKVKLDRSMAYRIGVAGFAFGNIMLFSFPEYFSLSDYIEPGFKGIFSYINFGLSLPVFFYCSFPFFKAAWQSLHQRFLNIDVPIALGILIMFIRSLEEILTGIGPGYLDTMAGLVFFMLIGRAFQNKTYATLSFERDYKSFFPIAVMVRKNDKETSIPVSSLQVGDRMIVRNEELIPADSILLKGDASIDYSFVTGEAVPVTRRAGEWIYAGGKQQGAAIEVEVIKPVSQSYLTQLWNNDAYLSKHEDSGFQLLVNRISHYFTIFILAVALVSLGYWMMTGDFNRGWAAFTAVLIIACPCALAISSPFTLGNILRVFGRNKFYLKNYSVIEKLARVDTVVFDKTGTITQRDQAETGWEGTSLDDVQLQAIRSLVMQSAHPLSRQVYRFLPESNRLPVQEYREVPGSGLSGIVTGKNILLGAPSFCGLEAVKTEETESSVYCNIDGKVLGRFFIRNAYREGLEDVLNYLNKHNFRRLVLTGDHPGEAVRLRQLFGADAEIRFRQSPADKLNAIQALQQEGRNVLMIGDGLNDAGALKQSDVGVSITDDINNFSPACDGILDGSRFNRLGSILRTAKASRRIILGSFLIALAYNAVGLWFAVQGNLSPVIAAILMPISSVTIISFTTGMSNLAARK, from the coding sequence ATGAAAGAAACACTGACCGACTCCCGGGTCTTGTGTTACCATTGCGGCGACGAATGCCGTGAAACAACACTCACCTTCGACAGCAAGACCTTCTGTTGCGACGGTTGCAAATTGGTGTACGAGATTCTTCAGGAGAACAATCTTTGCACCTATTACCAATTCAATGATAAACCAGGCGTTTCTCCCAAGCAGGCGCGCGACGAGCGTTTTGCCTACCTGGACGATGCCCAGGTGCGGCAGAAACTCATTCAGTTCTGCGACGATTCCCAGACTTCGGTAACGTTCTACATTCCCCAGATGCACTGCAGCAGTTGCATCTGGCTGTTGGAGCACCTTTACCGGATCAATCAGGCGGTCGTCCGTTCACGCGTCAACTTTTTGAAACGGGAAGTCAGCATCAGTTTCCGGGAGAAGGAACTGAGCCTGCGGGGTCTGGTCGAAATGCTCGCGACCATCGGCTACGAACCCTTGATCCAATTGAATGACCTGGAGAAGGAACGGAAAGTCAAGCTGGACCGCTCTATGGCGTACCGGATCGGCGTAGCGGGATTCGCGTTCGGAAACATCATGCTCTTCTCGTTTCCCGAGTATTTCTCACTAAGCGATTACATCGAGCCGGGTTTCAAGGGTATCTTCAGTTACATCAACTTCGGACTTTCCCTTCCGGTATTTTTCTACTGCAGTTTTCCGTTCTTTAAGGCGGCTTGGCAAAGTCTCCACCAGAGATTCCTGAACATCGACGTGCCGATCGCGCTCGGTATTCTCATCATGTTCATTCGAAGCCTGGAGGAGATCCTGACGGGCATCGGTCCCGGATATCTGGATACGATGGCCGGCCTGGTCTTCTTCATGCTGATTGGTCGCGCTTTTCAGAATAAGACGTACGCGACACTTTCCTTCGAACGCGACTACAAATCGTTCTTCCCGATCGCGGTCATGGTCCGGAAGAATGACAAGGAAACTTCCATTCCGGTCTCCTCACTGCAGGTCGGCGATCGGATGATCGTACGGAACGAAGAATTGATTCCGGCCGACAGCATCTTACTGAAGGGTGATGCGAGCATTGACTACAGCTTTGTCACCGGTGAAGCCGTTCCGGTTACGCGCCGAGCAGGGGAGTGGATCTACGCCGGCGGTAAGCAACAAGGCGCCGCGATTGAAGTGGAAGTGATCAAGCCGGTTTCGCAAAGCTACCTGACGCAGTTGTGGAACAACGACGCGTACCTCAGCAAACATGAGGATTCCGGTTTTCAGTTACTGGTCAATCGGATCAGCCATTATTTCACCATCTTCATATTGGCGGTGGCGCTTGTTTCGCTCGGCTATTGGATGATGACGGGCGATTTCAATCGAGGCTGGGCTGCCTTCACTGCGGTGCTTATCATCGCTTGTCCGTGCGCGCTCGCCATCTCCTCGCCCTTCACGCTCGGAAACATCCTACGGGTGTTCGGCCGGAATAAGTTTTATTTGAAGAACTATTCGGTCATCGAGAAGCTCGCACGGGTGGATACGGTCGTCTTCGACAAGACCGGCACGATCACGCAACGCGATCAGGCGGAAACGGGATGGGAGGGGACAAGTCTGGATGACGTGCAACTACAGGCTATCCGGTCGCTCGTCATGCAGTCCGCACATCCGCTGAGCCGACAAGTCTACCGATTCTTGCCTGAATCGAATCGATTACCGGTGCAGGAGTACCGGGAGGTTCCGGGAAGTGGCCTTTCAGGAATTGTCACCGGAAAGAATATCCTGCTTGGTGCTCCATCGTTCTGCGGACTGGAGGCGGTCAAGACGGAGGAAACGGAGTCGTCGGTGTATTGCAATATCGATGGAAAAGTCCTCGGAAGGTTTTTTATCCGAAATGCGTATCGGGAAGGACTGGAAGATGTATTGAACTACTTGAATAAACACAACTTCCGCAGGCTGGTACTGACCGGTGATCACCCTGGAGAGGCCGTGCGCCTGCGTCAATTGTTCGGAGCCGATGCGGAGATCCGTTTCCGTCAATCACCGGCCGACAAACTCAACGCGATCCAGGCTTTACAGCAGGAAGGACGAAACGTCCTGATGATCGGCGACGGGTTGAACGATGCCGGTGCCTTGAAACAAAGCGATGTCGGGGTATCGATCACGGACGACATCAACAATTTCTCACCCGCCTGCGACGGTATTCTCGATGGTTCCCGCTTCAATCGACTGGGCTCGATCCTGCGTACAGCCAAGGCAAGCCGTCGGATCATTCTGGGTAGTTTTCTGATCGCACTGGCTTATAACGCCGTGGGTTTGTGGTTCGCCGTCCAGGGAAACCTGTCCCCGGTCATCGCGGCCATCCTGATGCCGATCTCGTCCGTCACCATCATCAGTTTCACCACGGGAATGTCCAACCTGGCGGCCCGGAAATAA
- the ccoN gene encoding cytochrome-c oxidase, cbb3-type subunit I, translated as MITEKFRYDNKIVRDFAIATIVWGLVGFLVGLWVALEMTSNKFNLAPYFNFGRLRPLHTNAVIFAFVGNGIFMGVYYSLQRLLKARMFSDALSRIHFWGWQLIIVAAAVTLPLGITTSKEYAELEWPIDIMIALVWVVFAINMFGTIIKRRERHLYVAIWFYIATVVTVAVLHIVNSLALPVNFLKSYSVFAGVQDALVQWWYGHNAVAFFLTTPYLGLMYYFMPKAAERPVYSYKLSIIHFWALIFLYIWAGPHHLLYTSLPDWAQSLGVVFSVMLIAPSWGGMINGLLTLRGAWDRVRENPILKFMVVAVTAYGMSTFEGPMLSTKNVNAISHYTDWTIAHVHIGALGWNGMLTFGILYWLIPRLYRTNLHSRKLANFHFWMATLGILFYAIPLYWAGFTQSLMWKQFTPDGVLKYPNFLETVVQILPMYKLRVVGGTLYIIGSFVMVYNLVKTMGAGSFVANEDAEAPALEKVAPEDKGHWHRWIERRPVQMLLLSLVMILIGGLVEIIPMLTIKSNIPTIASVKPYTPLELEGRDIYIREGCYTCHSQMIRPFRSETERYGEYSKSGEFVYDHPFQWGSKRTGPDLAREGGRYPNSWHFNHFMDPSTMSPGSIMPSYMFLIENDLSTANTAAKIKTMQSLGVPYPEGYADQAGADLKKQSDMIAADLKKNGIEVDPGKEVIALIAYMQRLGKDIKASETASR; from the coding sequence ATGATCACAGAAAAATTCCGTTACGACAACAAGATCGTCCGGGACTTCGCGATTGCCACCATTGTCTGGGGCTTAGTCGGATTCCTGGTCGGCCTTTGGGTGGCGCTGGAAATGACCAGCAACAAGTTCAACCTTGCGCCCTACTTTAATTTCGGACGCCTTCGCCCGCTGCACACGAACGCGGTGATTTTCGCCTTCGTCGGCAACGGAATTTTCATGGGGGTCTATTATTCTTTGCAGCGCCTGCTGAAGGCACGCATGTTCAGCGATGCCTTGAGCCGCATCCACTTCTGGGGCTGGCAATTGATCATCGTCGCCGCCGCTGTTACACTTCCGTTGGGTATCACGACGAGTAAGGAGTATGCCGAGCTGGAATGGCCCATCGACATCATGATCGCGCTCGTTTGGGTCGTTTTTGCGATCAACATGTTCGGAACGATCATCAAGCGCCGGGAGCGACATCTCTATGTGGCAATCTGGTTCTATATCGCCACCGTGGTGACCGTTGCGGTGTTGCACATCGTGAATTCGCTCGCGCTTCCGGTTAACTTCCTCAAGAGTTATTCCGTTTTCGCCGGAGTTCAGGATGCCTTGGTGCAATGGTGGTACGGCCACAACGCGGTCGCGTTCTTCCTGACCACTCCGTACCTGGGCCTGATGTACTACTTCATGCCGAAAGCTGCTGAGCGTCCGGTGTACTCGTACAAACTTTCCATCATCCACTTCTGGGCGTTGATCTTCCTCTATATCTGGGCTGGTCCGCACCACTTGTTGTATACCTCACTTCCGGATTGGGCGCAGTCGCTCGGCGTAGTCTTCTCCGTAATGCTGATTGCTCCGTCTTGGGGCGGTATGATCAACGGCTTGCTGACCCTCCGTGGCGCCTGGGACCGTGTTCGCGAGAATCCGATCCTGAAGTTCATGGTCGTGGCCGTTACCGCGTATGGTATGTCCACTTTCGAAGGACCGATGTTGTCGACGAAGAACGTCAACGCGATCTCGCACTATACCGACTGGACCATTGCACACGTGCACATCGGCGCGCTCGGCTGGAACGGGATGTTGACCTTCGGCATCCTGTACTGGTTGATCCCAAGACTCTATCGGACCAACCTGCATTCACGCAAACTGGCCAATTTCCACTTCTGGATGGCCACCCTCGGCATCCTCTTCTATGCGATTCCGCTTTACTGGGCAGGCTTTACGCAATCGCTGATGTGGAAGCAGTTCACTCCGGACGGCGTATTGAAATACCCGAACTTCCTCGAAACCGTAGTACAGATCCTGCCGATGTACAAACTGCGTGTGGTGGGTGGTACGCTCTACATCATCGGATCGTTCGTCATGGTTTACAACCTTGTTAAAACCATGGGTGCAGGCAGCTTTGTCGCCAATGAAGATGCGGAAGCACCAGCATTGGAGAAAGTCGCTCCGGAGGACAAGGGTCACTGGCACCGTTGGATCGAACGTCGCCCGGTTCAAATGCTGTTGCTCAGCCTGGTGATGATCCTGATCGGTGGACTGGTCGAGATCATCCCGATGCTGACCATCAAATCGAATATCCCGACCATAGCTTCAGTCAAGCCGTATACGCCGCTCGAACTGGAAGGCCGCGACATCTACATCCGCGAAGGTTGCTACACCTGCCACTCCCAGATGATCCGCCCGTTCCGTTCCGAAACCGAACGCTACGGTGAATACTCCAAATCGGGTGAATTCGTCTACGACCACCCGTTCCAGTGGGGCTCCAAACGTACGGGACCGGATCTGGCACGCGAAGGCGGTCGCTATCCGAACTCCTGGCACTTTAACCACTTCATGGATCCGTCCACGATGTCGCCCGGTTCGATCATGCCGTCCTACATGTTCCTGATCGAAAACGATCTCAGCACCGCCAATACGGCCGCGAAGATCAAAACCATGCAGAGTCTGGGTGTACCGTATCCGGAAGGATATGCCGACCAGGCCGGCGCGGATCTGAAAAAGCAATCCGATATGATCGCCGCCGACCTCAAGAAAAACGGCATCGAAGTGGATCCTGGAAAAGAAGTGATCGCCTTGATCGCTTACATGCAACGCCTTGGTAAGGATATCAAAGCTTCTGAAACCGCTTCACGCTGA
- a CDS encoding FixH family protein — protein MRFNWGFGIVVAAGLFVAFILNLVYQCSQQQVDLVTDKYYEKELKYQEQIDQEKNTLALSGKLTVVAGPGEVVIRYPEDHQSGQMTGEVRFFRPDNAKLDFTVPVNSGSANEQRIATEKVKQGWWNVQVQWNHAGKPFYQQEKVLIN, from the coding sequence ATGCGCTTCAACTGGGGATTCGGAATTGTCGTCGCGGCCGGTTTGTTCGTCGCGTTCATTCTCAACCTGGTCTACCAATGCTCTCAACAGCAGGTCGACCTGGTGACGGATAAGTACTATGAAAAGGAGCTCAAGTATCAGGAGCAGATCGATCAGGAGAAAAACACCCTCGCGCTCTCGGGTAAGCTTACCGTGGTAGCCGGGCCGGGTGAAGTCGTGATCCGTTACCCGGAAGACCATCAATCAGGACAAATGACCGGCGAGGTGCGCTTCTTTCGTCCGGACAATGCGAAACTTGATTTTACCGTTCCGGTGAACTCCGGATCAGCCAACGAGCAGCGGATCGCAACGGAGAAAGTCAAGCAGGGCTGGTGGAACGTCCAGGTACAGTGGAATCACGCGGGTAAGCCTTTCTATCAGCAGGAGAAAGTCCTCATCAACTGA
- a CDS encoding c-type cytochrome: protein MNTIYKIRLLVTGLLSLLTVTAGAQAAGDAAAQKTPAQVPQAFLEPSFYIWLLVAFILVIVIIALSQAVNSLSRTIQEKSGLPAAASTAATEYRRKDTAWSKLMQSLTASVPVEKEEDVMLHHNYDGIQELDNQLPPWWKWGFYFTIVFALVYLVSYHVSGTGKLQLAEYQDAMKEAEQAKEARMKASADFVTEANVVALTEAGAIASGLEVYTKNCVACHGDKGQGTVGPNLTDDFWIHGGGIKNIFRTVTEGVPAKGMISWKSQLSPKQIQEVGSFIITLHGTNPPGAKEPQGDKWIEAGAAPSDSAAAVPADSAAAPAVAAK, encoded by the coding sequence ATGAACACCATCTATAAGATCCGGTTACTCGTTACAGGTTTGCTGAGCCTGCTGACGGTCACCGCCGGTGCGCAAGCCGCCGGAGATGCTGCCGCACAGAAAACTCCGGCACAGGTTCCACAGGCCTTCCTAGAGCCATCCTTTTACATCTGGCTGTTGGTCGCGTTCATTCTTGTCATTGTGATCATCGCCCTGTCTCAAGCGGTAAACTCGCTCAGCAGGACCATTCAGGAAAAGTCCGGCCTGCCGGCTGCCGCAAGCACGGCCGCCACGGAATATCGTCGCAAGGACACGGCCTGGAGTAAACTGATGCAGTCGCTCACCGCTTCCGTCCCGGTCGAGAAGGAAGAGGATGTCATGTTACATCATAATTATGACGGCATCCAGGAATTGGACAACCAATTGCCGCCCTGGTGGAAATGGGGATTTTACTTCACCATCGTGTTCGCCTTGGTGTACCTCGTGAGTTACCACGTCAGCGGCACCGGAAAACTTCAGTTGGCCGAGTACCAGGACGCCATGAAGGAAGCCGAGCAGGCAAAGGAAGCGCGCATGAAAGCCAGCGCTGACTTTGTGACGGAAGCCAACGTCGTTGCTTTGACCGAGGCGGGGGCAATTGCGTCGGGACTTGAAGTTTATACGAAGAATTGCGTCGCTTGTCATGGCGATAAGGGGCAGGGTACGGTTGGTCCGAACCTCACCGACGATTTCTGGATCCATGGTGGAGGCATCAAGAATATTTTCCGCACGGTTACGGAGGGGGTACCGGCTAAAGGTATGATCAGTTGGAAGAGCCAGCTCTCACCCAAGCAGATTCAGGAAGTAGGCAGTTTCATCATTACCTTACATGGAACCAATCCGCCCGGAGCGAAAGAACCGCAGGGCGATAAATGGATTGAAGCAGGGGCGGCGCCTTCCGATTCGGCGGCGGCAGTTCCGGCCGACTCTGCGGCTGCGCCAGCAGTGGCGGCGAAGTAA
- a CDS encoding YceI family protein, with amino-acid sequence MKTSILIAFLAFLTAGVSAQNRYFTKTGKIYFDATTPSSPEKIEATNEKATSVIDAGSGAMEFAVLLKAFAFERALMQEHFNENYVESDKYPKSTFKGSVTNIKEVNLSKDGSYPVKLKGQMTLHGVTKEVEADGSLTVKGGAIVSGKSNFKILFSDFNIVIPNLVKDKVAKEATIKVDVNYEPLKAS; translated from the coding sequence ATGAAAACATCCATCCTGATCGCGTTTCTGGCTTTCCTGACTGCAGGCGTAAGCGCCCAGAACCGCTACTTTACCAAAACCGGCAAGATTTACTTTGACGCTACCACCCCAAGTAGCCCGGAAAAAATCGAAGCCACCAACGAAAAAGCAACCAGTGTGATCGATGCCGGTTCCGGCGCGATGGAATTCGCGGTCCTGTTGAAAGCGTTTGCGTTCGAGCGCGCGTTGATGCAGGAGCACTTCAACGAAAACTATGTGGAGTCGGATAAATATCCCAAGTCCACATTCAAAGGAAGCGTTACCAACATCAAAGAGGTCAACCTTTCCAAAGACGGTAGCTACCCGGTAAAACTGAAAGGCCAGATGACGCTTCACGGCGTAACAAAAGAAGTCGAAGCCGACGGCTCGTTGACGGTTAAAGGTGGCGCGATCGTCAGCGGTAAATCCAACTTCAAGATCCTGTTCAGCGATTTCAATATTGTCATCCCGAACCTGGTCAAAGACAAAGTCGCCAAAGAAGCAACGATCAAAGTGGATGTGAATTACGAGCCACTAAAGGCTTCTTAA
- a CDS encoding cbb3-type cytochrome c oxidase subunit 3: MFKNYFKGIEGIDSYPLFLLIVFFAFFVGLTFWLFWKADNKEMQELGEMPLHDSITNDTTQP; encoded by the coding sequence ATGTTCAAGAACTATTTCAAAGGAATCGAAGGCATCGACAGCTATCCGCTGTTCCTGCTGATCGTATTCTTCGCCTTCTTTGTCGGGCTGACCTTCTGGCTCTTCTGGAAAGCCGATAACAAAGAAATGCAGGAACTCGGCGAAATGCCGCTGCACGATTCCATCACCAACGATACCACACAACCGTAA
- the ccoS gene encoding cbb3-type cytochrome oxidase assembly protein CcoS, translated as MSVIFLLIIFSLLLAIGFLVAFIWSVRDGQYEDEYTPSVRMLFEDEPQKQQSTSTEDL; from the coding sequence GTGAGTGTCATCTTCCTCCTGATCATCTTCAGTCTCCTGCTGGCCATCGGATTTCTCGTGGCGTTCATCTGGAGCGTAAGGGACGGCCAGTATGAAGATGAATACACCCCATCCGTCAGGATGCTTTTCGAAGACGAGCCCCAAAAACAACAATCCACATCAACCGAAGATTTATGA
- a CDS encoding sulfite exporter TauE/SafE family protein, with translation MFLYSALIVGFVGSLHCVGMCGPIALSLPLQDKASWRFLFGRLMYNSGRVVTYTFLGVLAGLIGHTIAMAGFQRYLSIASGLLILLAVAVPVIARYLERLSASSAKWTGVIRSGFRKLFSSHSGTRLFAIGLVNGLLPCGMVYLAVAAAVATGDVVSSATYMFLFGLGTVPAMFAMTVAGSFFGFRFQKAVRQLTPVIAVVIGVLLIIRGLTTNPKDCCRNHKASYSQSITR, from the coding sequence ATGTTCCTGTATTCCGCACTCATCGTCGGTTTTGTCGGCAGCCTGCATTGTGTTGGCATGTGCGGACCGATCGCGCTCAGCCTTCCATTACAGGACAAGGCGAGCTGGCGGTTCCTCTTCGGACGATTGATGTACAACAGTGGGAGGGTCGTTACCTATACGTTCCTCGGGGTACTGGCAGGACTGATCGGGCATACCATCGCGATGGCGGGATTTCAACGTTACTTGTCGATCGCTTCCGGACTGTTGATCCTGCTCGCGGTAGCGGTACCGGTGATCGCGCGCTACCTGGAACGGCTTTCAGCCTCCTCGGCAAAATGGACCGGCGTCATTCGTTCCGGTTTCCGGAAACTTTTTTCTTCGCATTCCGGCACACGTCTCTTTGCCATCGGCTTGGTAAATGGATTGTTACCGTGTGGGATGGTGTACCTGGCCGTTGCAGCCGCGGTCGCGACGGGAGATGTCGTGTCCAGTGCGACTTATATGTTCCTGTTCGGATTGGGTACGGTACCGGCCATGTTTGCCATGACGGTTGCCGGCAGTTTTTTCGGCTTCCGGTTTCAAAAGGCGGTTCGCCAATTGACGCCGGTTATCGCCGTAGTGATAGGCGTGCTCCTGATCATCCGGGGACTGACGACCAACCCCAAGGATTGTTGCCGGAACCACAAGGCTTCATACAGCCAGTCCATTACCCGTTAG
- a CDS encoding sulfite exporter TauE/SafE family protein translates to MFNLIAFLLLAFLSEIVGTIGGFGSSVFFVPIAQFLFDFQTVLMLTAILHDFSNTAKLFLFYRHLDFRLLLLYGIPSTVFVILGAWLSKDLYLQYLELILGVFLLLFGSFVMMYPSFRLSQDRVSAVTGGSVAGFLAGLIGTGGAIRGMSLAAFDLEKSTFIATSAGIDFFVDLSRTIVYWQNGFYRSEFSWYIPLLILIAFAGSYAGKRLLGKIAQPTFRKIVLSLLILIGITMIVKTLTGNGLAV, encoded by the coding sequence ATGTTCAACCTGATCGCATTCTTGCTGCTCGCCTTCCTGTCGGAAATTGTCGGAACCATTGGCGGTTTCGGATCGTCCGTCTTTTTCGTTCCAATCGCCCAGTTTTTGTTCGACTTTCAGACGGTCCTGATGTTGACAGCCATTCTGCACGATTTCAGCAATACCGCAAAGCTCTTCTTGTTTTACCGGCACTTGGACTTCCGGCTATTGCTGCTCTACGGCATTCCCAGCACGGTATTCGTCATTCTTGGCGCCTGGTTGAGCAAGGATCTTTACCTCCAATATCTGGAATTGATCCTGGGCGTGTTTCTGCTGCTGTTCGGGAGTTTTGTCATGATGTACCCGAGCTTCCGGTTGTCACAAGACCGGGTCAGCGCGGTCACGGGCGGATCGGTTGCCGGATTCCTCGCGGGATTGATCGGGACCGGTGGCGCCATTCGTGGTATGAGCCTGGCCGCCTTCGATCTGGAGAAGTCCACTTTCATCGCCACATCCGCAGGCATCGACTTCTTTGTCGACCTCAGCCGCACTATCGTCTACTGGCAAAACGGTTTTTACCGATCGGAATTCAGTTGGTACATTCCCCTCTTGATCCTGATCGCCTTTGCAGGCTCTTATGCGGGGAAACGACTGTTGGGGAAAATAGCTCAGCCCACTTTTCGCAAGATCGTACTCAGTCTGCTGATCCTGATCGGCATTACCATGATCGTAAAAACCCTAACGGGTAATGGACTGGCTGTATGA
- a CDS encoding DoxX family membrane protein, whose translation MFTPEVQIAMAFLLLRGVAGALFFFQGYDKLFNIGVPGVATAFTDANRKDILPTNLFRFFITISSWVEFICGALLFFGLFRGFALTCLSLNLLFVAIAFSNFKAMWDMQYFFPRMVFVTALLLMPWAADRWSLDLLLEAYLP comes from the coding sequence ATGTTTACACCAGAAGTGCAGATCGCGATGGCCTTCCTGTTGCTCCGGGGAGTAGCAGGCGCTTTATTCTTCTTTCAGGGATATGATAAGCTCTTCAATATCGGGGTACCGGGCGTGGCTACGGCCTTCACCGATGCCAATAGGAAGGATATCCTGCCCACCAACCTCTTTCGCTTTTTCATTACCATCAGTTCATGGGTGGAATTCATCTGCGGTGCCTTGTTGTTCTTCGGCTTGTTCCGCGGATTCGCTTTAACCTGTCTGTCACTCAACCTGCTGTTCGTTGCCATCGCCTTTTCGAACTTCAAGGCGATGTGGGATATGCAGTATTTCTTTCCCCGGATGGTGTTCGTTACCGCGCTCTTGCTGATGCCGTGGGCCGCGGATCGCTGGAGCCTGGACCTCCTGCTCGAAGCCTATTTGCCTTGA
- the ccoG gene encoding cytochrome c oxidase accessory protein CcoG — protein sequence MASQARPGDPGSFRDSVSTISKEGNRAWIYPQKPKGPLYNKRTWVSIILLTFLFGTPFIKVNGHPLMLFNIIERKFILFGIPFWPQDFFLFVLAMLTFVVFIILFTVIFGRVWCGWACPQTIFMEMVFRKIEYWIEGDYTQQKALDKAPWTPDKMLKKTGKYIAFFLISFVIANTFLAYIIGIDQLKLLAVDGPFAHMVGFIGLVVFTFVFFLVYTRFREQACIVVCPYGRLQGVLLDRNSMVIAYDYQRGEPRGNIHKGEDRKLGDCIDCHQCVNVCPTGIDIRNGTQLECVNCTACIDACDNIMDHVGFPKGLIRWASENNIANKERFRFTARIIGYIAVLLVLLTTLITLLVLRSDVETTVLRTPGQMYQQLTDGTISNLYNIQIVNKTFNDLPLDVDLVSPAGEIRYVGQELNMVRQDSLAEGVFFIVLDRNQIHQIKTPVVISVKSAGKEIDRVETNFMGPNTKQ from the coding sequence ATGGCATCTCAAGCTCGACCGGGCGATCCGGGTTCATTCAGAGACAGCGTCTCGACCATTAGTAAAGAAGGGAATCGGGCCTGGATCTATCCCCAGAAACCGAAAGGTCCCCTTTATAATAAGAGGACTTGGGTCAGCATCATCCTGCTGACCTTCCTCTTTGGTACACCGTTCATCAAGGTGAACGGACATCCGCTGATGTTATTCAATATCATCGAGCGGAAGTTCATTCTCTTCGGTATTCCATTCTGGCCGCAGGATTTCTTCCTCTTCGTGCTGGCGATGCTGACGTTCGTCGTCTTCATCATCCTGTTCACGGTCATCTTCGGTCGCGTATGGTGCGGATGGGCCTGCCCACAAACCATCTTCATGGAAATGGTCTTCCGGAAGATCGAATACTGGATTGAGGGCGATTACACCCAGCAAAAGGCCCTCGACAAAGCGCCCTGGACGCCGGACAAGATGCTGAAGAAGACAGGTAAGTACATAGCCTTCTTCCTGATCTCCTTCGTCATTGCGAATACTTTCCTGGCCTATATCATCGGCATCGACCAGTTGAAGTTACTGGCAGTGGACGGCCCTTTCGCCCACATGGTGGGCTTCATCGGGCTGGTGGTATTCACGTTTGTCTTCTTCCTTGTCTATACCCGCTTCCGGGAGCAGGCCTGTATCGTTGTTTGTCCCTACGGCCGGTTACAGGGAGTTTTGCTTGACCGTAATTCGATGGTCATCGCCTACGACTACCAGCGCGGAGAACCGCGTGGTAATATCCATAAAGGCGAGGATAGGAAGTTGGGCGATTGCATCGACTGCCACCAGTGCGTGAATGTCTGCCCGACGGGTATCGATATCCGGAACGGTACTCAGCTGGAGTGTGTGAACTGTACAGCCTGCATCGATGCGTGTGACAACATCATGGACCATGTGGGATTTCCGAAAGGACTTATCCGCTGGGCCAGTGAGAACAATATCGCCAACAAGGAGCGATTCCGGTTTACGGCCAGGATCATCGGCTACATCGCGGTCTTGTTGGTGCTGCTGACCACGCTGATCACCTTGCTGGTGCTCCGCTCCGATGTGGAAACGACCGTGCTGCGGACACCTGGACAGATGTACCAGCAGCTAACTGACGGTACGATCTCCAACCTCTACAACATTCAGATCGTCAACAAGACGTTTAACGATCTTCCGTTGGATGTCGACTTGGTATCGCCAGCCGGTGAGATCAGGTATGTGGGCCAGGAACTGAACATGGTCCGGCAGGATTCATTGGCGGAAGGTGTTTTCTTTATTGTCCTGGATCGGAACCAGATCCACCAGATCAAAACGCCGGTCGTGATCAGCGTTAAGTCTGCGGGTAAGGAGATCGATCGTGTGGAAACGAATTTCATGGGACCCAATACTAAACAATAG